The Nitrospirota bacterium genome has a window encoding:
- a CDS encoding tetratricopeptide repeat protein — MIIKRGKGKMQKNNPDVLKMIVKQFFIVAVFIFLAVNAISADIVTFEKEYTYQSSEIDSEVSCRIIALKQVKRLLIEEIKNYLESRGLTKDLHLTKDRITTIIAGAVSVEIIDEKWDEKKYFIKAKISANPDITIRIIDFIRSGEQRMKELEAVDKKSADFFMELEKLRKELQAVKTDSNEPGLRDKKIIAQYNETARKLGATYWFEQGYIAVITANHKEIIDAFTKTIELDPGYTEAYRQRGTAYVMLSKFQEAVSDLDKVIEQDPQDEWAYNNRGFAFKELGRYREAIKDLTRAVELNPELQIYYNRGIAYINTGKYQEALKDFDKAIEQNPKNEKNYYNRGIAYRELGRYQEAIKDFDKAIEMFPGYALAYNSRGLAYGKSGKYKEAIKDFNKAIELNPKDAEAFNNHGVANFSLGKEKEAVKDFKKAAKLGHKGAQEYLKSRGIKWE; from the coding sequence ATTGTTGCTGTATTTATTTTTTTAGCCGTCAATGCGATATCTGCCGATATTGTTACATTTGAGAAAGAATACACATATCAGTCAAGTGAGATTGACAGCGAGGTTTCATGCAGGATAATTGCGCTGAAACAGGTGAAAAGACTTCTTATTGAGGAAATTAAAAATTATCTTGAAAGCAGAGGACTCACAAAGGATTTGCATCTGACAAAAGACCGGATTACCACCATAATTGCAGGGGCAGTCAGTGTTGAGATAATAGATGAAAAATGGGATGAGAAGAAATATTTTATTAAAGCCAAAATTTCAGCCAATCCGGACATTACAATCAGAATTATTGATTTCATCCGCAGCGGCGAACAAAGGATGAAAGAATTGGAGGCAGTGGACAAAAAATCAGCAGATTTTTTTATGGAACTTGAAAAATTGAGAAAAGAACTGCAGGCGGTTAAGACTGATAGCAACGAGCCCGGACTGAGAGATAAAAAGATAATTGCTCAATATAATGAAACTGCAAGGAAATTAGGTGCAACCTACTGGTTTGAACAAGGATATATTGCCGTAATAACAGCCAATCACAAAGAAATAATAGATGCCTTTACAAAAACCATTGAACTTGACCCCGGATATACAGAGGCTTATCGTCAACGCGGGACTGCTTATGTGATGTTGAGTAAATTTCAAGAAGCAGTCAGTGATCTTGACAAGGTTATTGAGCAGGACCCCCAAGATGAATGGGCTTATAATAACCGCGGGTTTGCTTTTAAGGAATTAGGCAGATACCGTGAAGCAATCAAAGATTTAACGCGGGCAGTAGAACTGAATCCCGAACTTCAAATTTATTATAACCGTGGAATTGCTTATATTAATACCGGCAAATATCAGGAGGCGCTTAAGGACTTTGACAAGGCGATTGAACAAAACCCAAAAAATGAAAAGAATTACTATAACCGGGGGATTGCTTACAGAGAATTAGGCAGATATCAGGAGGCAATTAAGGACTTTGACAAAGCCATTGAGATGTTTCCCGGATATGCGCTGGCTTATAACAGCAGGGGGCTTGCCTACGGCAAATCTGGAAAATATAAAGAGGCTATTAAGGATTTTAACAAGGCTATTGAACTAAATCCAAAAGATGCAGAGGCTTTTAATAACCATGGAGTTGCAAATTTCAGCCTTGGCAAAGAAAAAGAGGCTGTCAAGGATTTTAAAAAAGCGGCAAAATTAGGGCATAAAGGCGCACAGGAGTATCTGAAATCACGGGGCATCAAGTGGGAATGA
- a CDS encoding AmpG family muropeptide MFS transporter, with amino-acid sequence MLSEKRKPILKSIFSSRMLTAFVMGFACGLPLLLTITVLQAWMKEEGVDLTLIGLMALVGLPYTIKFLWAPLLDRFTLPFLGRRRGWMLMAQFFLILSVVALAFTDPVKNPWMLASAALLVTFFSASQDIVVDAYRREDLADEELGLGSSLYVNGYRVGMLLASGGGLIMADYMSFRMVYIIMAGCMLIGGITTLTVREPQVAVAPPASLRDAVLNPLREYFSRQGALWMLAFILLYKIGDTMASAMTTPFYLDLGFTKTEIGAIVKLFGFWATIAGSLTGGIIMLRLGINRSLWIFGFLQAVSTAGFAVLARIGHSLPALSAVIGFENLTGGMGTTAYVAFMASITNKKFTATQYALLSSLMGVPRVLASAPTGFLAKNTGWEGFFIVCTLIAVPGILLLVKFAPWNSEKHK; translated from the coding sequence ATGCTATCTGAAAAACGCAAACCCATTCTGAAATCAATTTTCAGCAGCCGCATGCTGACAGCCTTTGTCATGGGTTTTGCCTGCGGCCTGCCCCTGCTTTTAACCATAACAGTACTGCAGGCCTGGATGAAGGAAGAGGGGGTAGATCTGACGCTAATAGGGCTGATGGCGCTTGTCGGTCTGCCATATACAATAAAATTCCTATGGGCTCCCTTGCTTGACCGCTTTACCCTGCCGTTTCTGGGCAGACGGAGAGGTTGGATGCTTATGGCGCAGTTTTTTTTAATTTTATCTGTTGTCGCGCTTGCTTTCACTGACCCCGTAAAAAATCCATGGATGTTAGCCTCTGCAGCGCTCCTTGTGACCTTCTTCAGCGCCTCTCAGGATATTGTTGTGGATGCCTACCGTAGGGAGGACTTAGCTGATGAAGAATTGGGGCTTGGGTCTTCATTATATGTCAACGGATACCGCGTGGGAATGCTTCTGGCTTCAGGCGGCGGATTGATAATGGCAGATTACATGTCATTTCGCATGGTTTATATAATAATGGCAGGCTGTATGCTAATCGGAGGCATAACCACATTGACGGTAAGAGAACCCCAAGTTGCAGTTGCTCCGCCCGCGAGTTTAAGAGATGCTGTTTTAAATCCTCTCAGGGAATATTTCAGCCGTCAGGGTGCATTATGGATGCTGGCATTTATACTCTTATACAAAATCGGCGACACCATGGCAAGCGCAATGACAACGCCCTTTTATCTGGACCTGGGTTTTACGAAAACAGAAATCGGGGCCATAGTCAAATTGTTTGGTTTCTGGGCTACAATCGCAGGCAGTCTCACGGGCGGAATAATCATGCTCAGGCTCGGGATCAACCGCTCGCTGTGGATATTTGGTTTTCTTCAGGCTGTATCTACCGCCGGCTTTGCCGTACTTGCGCGCATCGGGCACAGCCTGCCTGCATTGTCCGCAGTAATCGGCTTTGAGAACCTGACAGGCGGCATGGGCACAACCGCATATGTCGCTTTCATGGCAAGCATCACGAATAAAAAGTTTACCGCAACACAATATGCGCTTTTAAGCAGTCTCATGGGAGTTCCGAGGGTGCTTGCCTCAGCGCCTACGGGTTTTCTGGCAAAAAACACCGGATGGGAAGGTTTTTTTATTGTGTGCACTTTAATAGCAGTTCCGGGGATACTGCTTCTTGTGAAATTCGCGCCATGGAACTCTGAAAAACACAAATAA
- a CDS encoding DUF1460 domain-containing protein codes for MHITLGKWTQNKLDSLLHQSAKIKDTGARIDFLSRHFLNIDYKESTLTGSADIPEVLAVNLSGIDCFTYLDYIESMRLSGSFSEFMENLKNVRYRNGKIAFENRNHFFTDWREFNSEFIDDVTAKTGGRKTKIIAKILNKKADGTFFINGIKPVRREIKYIPSGVIDDAVMDKIKTGDYAGIYSDMQGLDVSHVGIIIKNGNAVNLRHASSEKGKVVEQNFREYIRNKPGMIILRPKFSIEYGGCRC; via the coding sequence GTGCATATCACTTTAGGCAAATGGACTCAGAATAAACTTGACAGCTTACTGCATCAATCCGCGAAAATTAAAGACACCGGCGCGCGCATAGATTTTCTTTCACGGCATTTTCTTAATATTGATTATAAAGAATCCACTCTAACCGGCAGTGCTGATATTCCGGAAGTTCTTGCGGTAAATCTTTCAGGCATTGACTGCTTTACCTATCTTGATTACATAGAGTCAATGCGGCTGTCAGGCTCATTTTCTGAATTTATGGAAAATCTAAAAAATGTAAGGTACAGAAACGGGAAAATAGCGTTTGAAAACAGAAATCACTTTTTTACAGACTGGAGAGAGTTTAATTCGGAGTTTATTGATGATGTTACGGCAAAAACCGGCGGCAGAAAGACAAAAATCATCGCTAAAATCCTGAATAAAAAAGCAGACGGCACATTTTTTATAAACGGCATTAAGCCTGTTCGGAGAGAGATTAAATATATTCCTTCAGGCGTTATTGATGATGCTGTGATGGATAAAATCAAGACAGGCGATTATGCGGGGATATATTCGGATATGCAGGGGCTTGATGTTTCGCATGTCGGGATTATTATTAAAAACGGCAATGCAGTCAATTTAAGACACGCCTCCTCTGAAAAGGGAAAGGTGGTTGAGCAGAATTTCAGGGAGTACATAAGGAATAAACCGGGAATGATTATTTTAAGACCAAAATTTTCTATAGAATACGGAGGATGCAGATGTTGA
- the amrB gene encoding AmmeMemoRadiSam system protein B: protein MRLSKFTVNSSLFTVHCLLFTVCCLLFIVSGCEGKVKEPSVAGAFYPADAKTLKEMVDGFLSAAEYKPVDGRLIALISPHAGYEFSGHVAAYSYRHLKERDVDTVILIGPSHYSTFTGASVYTKGSMKTPLGKIAINKKIAKSLINEKANVAFYPAAFEKEHSLEVQMPFLQQSLKNFSIVPILIGSPTRESFQFLTEKLTEILRKNEKAIIIASTDLSHYHDYETAVNMDSKTIDAISRLSTEEVERLMASGQGEMCGGFPVMFTMAVARALGATNGVVYKYANSGDVTNDKNRVVGYSAMGLYMSTLTEAQKKEILSLAKNTILHYVKHNEVLQAETKDPRLMANGATFVTINRQGNLRGCIGNIQPFMPLYQSVIRNAVSAASKDYRFSPVRAEELNDMEVEVTVLSPLVALQNIKDIKIGVHGLFIVSGENSGILLPQVATEYKWDVNAFLENVSLKAGLPKDAWKNSQLYTFTADIIK, encoded by the coding sequence ATGAGACTTAGTAAGTTCACAGTAAACAGTTCACTGTTCACCGTTCACTGTTTACTGTTCACTGTCTGCTGTTTGCTGTTCATTGTTTCCGGATGTGAGGGAAAGGTAAAAGAACCATCTGTTGCAGGGGCCTTTTATCCGGCTGATGCCAAGACCCTGAAGGAAATGGTTGACGGCTTTCTTTCAGCGGCTGAATACAAACCAGTTGACGGCAGGCTAATCGCGCTCATATCCCCGCATGCAGGGTATGAGTTTTCAGGGCATGTCGCCGCCTACTCTTACAGGCATTTAAAAGAACGTGATGTTGATACAGTCATTCTCATAGGCCCAAGCCATTACAGTACCTTTACAGGCGCGTCCGTATATACCAAAGGCAGTATGAAGACGCCTCTCGGGAAAATAGCGATTAATAAAAAAATCGCAAAATCCCTGATAAACGAAAAGGCAAATGTCGCCTTTTACCCTGCTGCCTTTGAAAAAGAACATTCGCTTGAGGTGCAGATGCCATTTCTTCAGCAGTCATTGAAAAATTTCAGCATCGTCCCCATTCTTATCGGCTCGCCGACAAGGGAGTCTTTTCAATTCCTTACGGAAAAGCTGACAGAAATACTCAGGAAAAATGAAAAGGCAATAATCATTGCAAGCACTGACCTTTCTCATTACCATGACTATGAAACCGCTGTCAATATGGATAGCAAAACCATTGACGCAATAAGCAGGTTGTCCACAGAAGAGGTTGAGAGGCTTATGGCAAGCGGTCAGGGAGAGATGTGCGGAGGATTTCCCGTGATGTTCACCATGGCGGTTGCAAGGGCATTAGGCGCCACGAACGGCGTTGTTTATAAATACGCAAACTCAGGAGATGTGACTAATGATAAAAACCGGGTCGTAGGATATTCTGCAATGGGTTTGTACATGAGCACGCTTACAGAGGCGCAAAAAAAAGAGATCCTTTCACTTGCCAAAAATACAATTCTCCATTATGTCAAACACAACGAAGTCTTGCAGGCTGAAACAAAAGACCCGAGGCTGATGGCAAACGGAGCCACCTTTGTCACTATAAACAGGCAGGGCAATCTCCGCGGCTGTATAGGCAATATTCAGCCCTTCATGCCCCTGTATCAGTCTGTAATCAGAAATGCGGTATCGGCGGCATCAAAAGATTACAGGTTCTCGCCTGTGAGAGCAGAGGAATTAAATGATATGGAAGTGGAGGTAACCGTGCTCTCGCCGCTTGTAGCTTTACAAAATATTAAAGATATAAAAATTGGCGTTCACGGGCTGTTTATTGTCAGCGGAGAAAATTCAGGCATACTGCTTCCGCAGGTCGCAACGGAATATAAATGGGATGTAAACGCATTCCTTGAAAATGTCTCGCTTAAGGCAGGGCTTCCGAAAGATGCGTGGAAAAATTCGCAGCTTTATACTTTCACGGCGGATATAATAAAATAA
- the amrS gene encoding AmmeMemoRadiSam system radical SAM enzyme, producing the protein MSKKVLCELCPTECLLEDYQVGGCRARINKGGVLYSLVYGKPCSVAIDPIEKKPFYHFLPATTAFSIATAGCVLGCKFCQNWQISQAKPEDADNLDLPPDEVVRQAMFNNCRTITYTYTEPTVFYEYMFDTAKIARNFNVKNTMHTCGYINEKPLRELSKYMDAADVDLKAFTEDFYNRICGGMLKPVLDTLVTLRREGVWLEITNLVIPTLNDDVKTITEMCRWIVKNLGADIPIHFSRFFPYYKLTNLPPTPVETLRDAHSAAMDAGLRYVYIGNMRSDAENTYCHHCKQLLIARIGYAVMRNNISGGRCRFCGAVIPGVWG; encoded by the coding sequence ATGAGCAAGAAGGTGCTGTGCGAGCTTTGCCCCACGGAATGCCTGCTTGAGGATTATCAGGTTGGCGGATGCAGGGCAAGGATTAACAAAGGCGGCGTCCTTTACAGCCTTGTGTACGGAAAGCCGTGTTCAGTCGCCATTGACCCCATTGAGAAAAAGCCGTTTTATCACTTCCTTCCCGCAACAACGGCATTTTCAATTGCAACTGCAGGCTGTGTGCTCGGATGCAAGTTCTGCCAGAACTGGCAGATATCTCAGGCAAAGCCTGAAGACGCCGATAACCTTGACCTGCCTCCTGACGAAGTCGTAAGGCAGGCAATGTTCAACAACTGCAGGACCATAACCTACACCTACACTGAGCCGACTGTATTTTATGAATACATGTTTGATACTGCTAAAATCGCCCGGAATTTTAATGTGAAAAACACTATGCACACATGCGGTTATATTAATGAAAAACCGCTGAGGGAGCTTTCAAAATATATGGATGCGGCAGACGTGGACCTGAAGGCATTTACAGAGGATTTTTACAACAGGATATGCGGGGGAATGCTGAAACCCGTGCTGGATACTCTTGTAACGCTTAGACGGGAAGGTGTATGGCTTGAGATTACCAATCTCGTTATCCCTACTCTTAATGATGATGTAAAAACTATAACGGAGATGTGCAGGTGGATTGTTAAAAACCTCGGCGCCGACATCCCGATACACTTTTCAAGGTTTTTCCCGTATTATAAATTAACCAATCTGCCCCCTACACCTGTTGAGACGCTGAGGGATGCGCACTCAGCGGCAATGGATGCAGGGCTCAGATACGTTTATATCGGCAATATGCGGAGCGATGCTGAGAACACATACTGTCATCACTGCAAACAGCTTCTGATTGCGAGAATCGGTTATGCAGTTATGCGGAATAATATTTCCGGAGGCAGGTGCAGATTCTGCGGTGCTGTCATTCCGGGGGTATGGGGATGA
- a CDS encoding addiction module protein, translating to MSPTKEIISKALHLKPAEKSIVIEALMKSLDVPDPEIEKIWAEEAEKRLKAYKAGKLKTVSFNDMFAKK from the coding sequence ATGTCGCCAACAAAAGAAATAATATCAAAAGCATTGCACCTTAAACCAGCGGAAAAATCCATAGTGATTGAAGCCTTAATGAAAAGCCTGGATGTTCCAGACCCTGAAATTGAAAAAATTTGGGCAGAGGAAGCAGAGAAAAGACTGAAAGCCTATAAAGCCGGGAAATTAAAAACTGTTTCTTTTAATGATATGTTTGCGAAAAAATAA
- a CDS encoding AbrB/MazE/SpoVT family DNA-binding domain-containing protein, which produces MQTVRLSSKNQIVIPKEAREAMKLKGQDELLVIVKGDVTIIMPKPKSYRKDLSGAGKGIYAKAYLHKERKSW; this is translated from the coding sequence ATGCAGACTGTGCGGCTTAGCTCAAAGAACCAAATAGTTATTCCCAAAGAGGCGCGTGAGGCAATGAAGCTTAAAGGACAGGATGAGCTTCTTGTTATTGTGAAAGGTGATGTTACTATAATTATGCCTAAGCCTAAAAGTTATAGAAAAGACCTCTCAGGCGCAGGCAAAGGGATATACGCAAAGGCATATCTTCACAAGGAACGGAAGTCTTGGTAA
- a CDS encoding 4Fe-4S binding protein, with amino-acid sequence MKKIRIILLLTAIVSLILGYLLHPEEFIDERKFLKDIAPDITFAEKGGAPPHYFSDEGIAAFNTYDIMPSIRGYAGPIKTLISLNREGKITGIKIIGHSETKNYVHYMESPQYLNRFIGKSISDPFEIDKDIDGISRATVSVTALAKSIKNSSRIIALNVYGLTAGAEEAVMTTDINWIWYLLLFLASLTFYFAARRSKKFLKSRDITLLAGIIIIGLYLSSPFSILHVFNLLLLRHSSAIIWYVTAGSTILSIIIAGRFYCGWLCPFGALCEFAGRLPFKKWEVPKETDDKWRRLKYVLLGVIIAIVFISKRIDYGNYETYVTLFSFSGNVFTWTLVAVSLIANLKVERFWCRYLCPVAAFTGLFSRKADGYPSRHDCPMGNKPSPHISECIRCNRCYKGSE; translated from the coding sequence ATGAAAAAAATTAGAATAATTCTGCTTCTCACAGCAATCGTCTCACTCATTTTAGGATACCTCCTGCATCCTGAGGAATTCATTGATGAAAGGAAATTTCTCAAAGATATTGCGCCTGACATCACATTTGCCGAAAAAGGCGGCGCTCCCCCTCATTATTTTTCAGATGAAGGCATTGCAGCATTTAATACTTATGACATTATGCCCTCTATCAGAGGATATGCAGGCCCGATAAAAACTCTAATTTCATTAAATAGGGAAGGGAAAATTACAGGGATAAAAATTATCGGACACAGCGAGACAAAAAATTACGTTCATTACATGGAAAGCCCGCAATATCTTAACCGGTTCATAGGCAAAAGCATCAGCGACCCGTTTGAAATTGACAAAGACATTGACGGCATAAGCAGGGCCACTGTAAGCGTTACAGCGCTGGCAAAGTCCATAAAAAACTCCTCAAGAATAATCGCATTAAACGTCTACGGATTAACTGCCGGCGCAGAAGAAGCGGTCATGACGACAGACATTAACTGGATATGGTATTTGTTATTGTTTTTAGCGTCGCTGACTTTCTATTTTGCGGCAAGGCGCTCAAAGAAATTTTTAAAGTCGCGCGACATCACTTTGCTTGCAGGAATAATCATTATTGGTTTATATCTTTCAAGTCCTTTTTCAATTCTGCATGTTTTTAACCTCCTGCTTCTCAGACACTCTTCTGCAATCATCTGGTATGTAACAGCCGGAAGCACAATACTGTCAATAATTATTGCGGGAAGATTCTACTGCGGATGGCTGTGCCCGTTTGGCGCATTGTGCGAATTTGCAGGCAGGCTTCCGTTTAAAAAATGGGAGGTCCCGAAAGAAACTGATGATAAATGGCGCAGATTAAAATATGTCCTGCTTGGGGTGATTATAGCTATTGTTTTTATCAGCAAAAGAATTGATTACGGAAATTATGAAACATATGTAACCCTGTTTTCATTCAGCGGAAATGTTTTTACATGGACGCTGGTTGCCGTGTCGCTTATTGCAAATCTGAAAGTAGAGCGCTTCTGGTGCAGGTATCTGTGCCCTGTTGCGGCATTTACAGGGCTATTTTCAAGAAAGGCTGACGGCTACCCGAGCAGGCATGACTGCCCGATGGGAAATAAACCGTCTCCGCACATATCAGAGTGCATCAGATGCAATAGGTGTTATAAAGGCAGTGAATAG